A section of the Lathamus discolor isolate bLatDis1 chromosome 6, bLatDis1.hap1, whole genome shotgun sequence genome encodes:
- the RAB15 gene encoding ras-related protein Rab-15 isoform X3: MGAPGAPTAAGPGCGAGLGTGELRDPVWLHNGAWRGTRTGWEEQGVDFKMKTIEVDGIKVRIQIWDTAGQERYQTITKQYYRRAQGIFLVYDISSERSYQHIVKWASDVDEYAPDGVQKILIGNKADEEHKRQVAKEQGLQPRWVPLLQPPHVPGGGTDTGGHWGCWCPPTPRLQLAREYGMDFYETSACSNLNIKESFTRLTELVLQAHRKELEGLRAPPRTPTLARLEEDEQQPLCSEDTPKTCWC, from the exons ATGGGGGCACCGGGAGCGCCCACCGCGGCCGGGCCCGGCTGTGGGGCCGGGCTGGGCACGGGGGAGCTCCGGGACCCGGTTTGGCTTCACAACGGGGCCTGGAGAGGGACGAGGACGGGGTGGGAGGAGCAGG GCGTTGACTTCAAGATGAAGACCATCGAGGTGGACGGCATCAAGGTGCGGATACAGATCTG GGACACGGCAGGGCAGGAGCGGTACCAGACCATCACCAAGCAGTACTACCGGCGGGCACAG GGCATCTTCCTGGTGTACGACATCAGCAGCGAGCGCTCCTACCAGCACATTGTGAAGTGGGCCAGCGACGTGGATGAG tACGCCCCCGATGGTGTCCAGAAGATCCTCATTGGGAACAAGGCGGACGAGGAGCACAAGAGGCAAGTGGCCAAAGAGCAAGGGCTGCAG CCCCGGTGGGTGCCCCTATTGCAGCCCCCCCATGTGCCTGGGGGGGGGACGGACAcgggggggcactgggggtgCTGGTGCCCCCCAACCCCTCGCCTGCAGCTGGCCAGGGAGTACGGGATGGATTTCTATGAGACCAGCGCCTGCAGCAACCTCAACATCAAGGAg TCCTTCACGCGGCTGACggagctggtgctgcaggcGCATCGCAAGGAGCTGGAGGGGCTGCGggcccccccccgcacccccacTTTGGCCCGCTTAGAGGAGGACGAGCAGCAGCCCCTGTGCAGCGAGGACACCCCCAAAACCTGCTGGTGTTGA
- the GPX2 gene encoding glutathione peroxidase 2 produces the protein MSIPIAKSFYDLSATSLQGERVDFNVFRGRVVLIENVASLUGSTVRDYTQLNQLQARYPRRLVVLGFPCNQFGFQENGTNEEILSILKHVRPGGGFEPNFTLFQKCQVNGADTHPVFAYLKLHLPAPADEAGTLMAEPRFLAWSPVRRSDISWNFEKFLVGPEGEPFRRYSPRTATAQLEPDIQRLLKLAK, from the exons ATGAGCATCCCCATCGCCAAGTCCTTCTACGACCTCAGCGCCACCTCCTTGCAGGGCGAGAGGGTGGACTTCAACGTGTTCCGGGGCCGCGTGGTCCTCATCGAGAACGTGGCATCGCTCTGAGGCTCCACGGTGCGGGATTACACCCAGCTCAACCAGCTGCAGGCCCGCTACCCGCGGCggctggtggtgctgggctTCCCCTGCAACCAGTTCGGCTTCCAG GAGAACGGCACCAACGAGGAGATCCTCAGCATCCTGAAGCACGTGCGGCCGGGGGGCGGCTTCGAGCCCAACTTCACCCTGTTCCAGAAGTGCCAGGTGAACGGCGCCGACACGCACCCCGTCTTCGCCTACCTGAAGCTCCATCTCCCTGCTCCGGCCGACGAGGCAGGGACCCTGATGGCGGAGCCGCGCTTCCTGGCCTGGAGCCCCGTCCGGCGCTCCGACATCTCCTGGAACTTCGAGAAGTTCCTGGTGGGACCCGAAGGGGAACCGTTCCGGCGCTACAGCCCCCGCACGGCCACGGCGCAGCTGGAGCCCGACATCCAGCGCCTCCTCAAGCTGGCCAAATAG
- the RAB15 gene encoding ras-related protein Rab-15 isoform X2 — MGAPGAPTAAGPGCGAGLGTGELRDPVWLHNGAWRGTRTGWEEQGRGTPVPVAPGVCVGTPRHPITPPHPDPIAGVDFKMKTIEVDGIKVRIQIWDTAGQERYQTITKQYYRRAQGIFLVYDISSERSYQHIVKWASDVDEYAPDGVQKILIGNKADEEHKRQVAKEQGLQPRWVPLLQPPHVPGGGTDTGGHWGCWCPPTPRLQLAREYGMDFYETSACSNLNIKEAHRKELEGLRAPPRTPTLARLEEDEQQPLCSEDTPKTCWC, encoded by the exons ATGGGGGCACCGGGAGCGCCCACCGCGGCCGGGCCCGGCTGTGGGGCCGGGCTGGGCACGGGGGAGCTCCGGGACCCGGTTTGGCTTCACAACGGGGCCTGGAGAGGGACGAGGACGGGGTGGGAGGAGCAGGGTAGGGGGACCCCGGTGCCGGTAGCCCccggtgtgtgtgtggggaccCCGAGACACCCCAtaacccccccccaccccgaccccaTCGCAGGCGTTGACTTCAAGATGAAGACCATCGAGGTGGACGGCATCAAGGTGCGGATACAGATCTG GGACACGGCAGGGCAGGAGCGGTACCAGACCATCACCAAGCAGTACTACCGGCGGGCACAG GGCATCTTCCTGGTGTACGACATCAGCAGCGAGCGCTCCTACCAGCACATTGTGAAGTGGGCCAGCGACGTGGATGAG tACGCCCCCGATGGTGTCCAGAAGATCCTCATTGGGAACAAGGCGGACGAGGAGCACAAGAGGCAAGTGGCCAAAGAGCAAGGGCTGCAG CCCCGGTGGGTGCCCCTATTGCAGCCCCCCCATGTGCCTGGGGGGGGGACGGACAcgggggggcactgggggtgCTGGTGCCCCCCAACCCCTCGCCTGCAGCTGGCCAGGGAGTACGGGATGGATTTCTATGAGACCAGCGCCTGCAGCAACCTCAACATCAAGGAg gcGCATCGCAAGGAGCTGGAGGGGCTGCGggcccccccccgcacccccacTTTGGCCCGCTTAGAGGAGGACGAGCAGCAGCCCCTGTGCAGCGAGGACACCCCCAAAACCTGCTGGTGTTGA
- the RAB15 gene encoding ras-related protein Rab-15 isoform X1 has protein sequence MGAPGAPTAAGPGCGAGLGTGELRDPVWLHNGAWRGTRTGWEEQGRGTPVPVAPGVCVGTPRHPITPPHPDPIAGVDFKMKTIEVDGIKVRIQIWDTAGQERYQTITKQYYRRAQGIFLVYDISSERSYQHIVKWASDVDEYAPDGVQKILIGNKADEEHKRQVAKEQGLQPRWVPLLQPPHVPGGGTDTGGHWGCWCPPTPRLQLAREYGMDFYETSACSNLNIKESFTRLTELVLQAHRKELEGLRAPPRTPTLARLEEDEQQPLCSEDTPKTCWC, from the exons ATGGGGGCACCGGGAGCGCCCACCGCGGCCGGGCCCGGCTGTGGGGCCGGGCTGGGCACGGGGGAGCTCCGGGACCCGGTTTGGCTTCACAACGGGGCCTGGAGAGGGACGAGGACGGGGTGGGAGGAGCAGGGTAGGGGGACCCCGGTGCCGGTAGCCCccggtgtgtgtgtggggaccCCGAGACACCCCAtaacccccccccaccccgaccccaTCGCAGGCGTTGACTTCAAGATGAAGACCATCGAGGTGGACGGCATCAAGGTGCGGATACAGATCTG GGACACGGCAGGGCAGGAGCGGTACCAGACCATCACCAAGCAGTACTACCGGCGGGCACAG GGCATCTTCCTGGTGTACGACATCAGCAGCGAGCGCTCCTACCAGCACATTGTGAAGTGGGCCAGCGACGTGGATGAG tACGCCCCCGATGGTGTCCAGAAGATCCTCATTGGGAACAAGGCGGACGAGGAGCACAAGAGGCAAGTGGCCAAAGAGCAAGGGCTGCAG CCCCGGTGGGTGCCCCTATTGCAGCCCCCCCATGTGCCTGGGGGGGGGACGGACAcgggggggcactgggggtgCTGGTGCCCCCCAACCCCTCGCCTGCAGCTGGCCAGGGAGTACGGGATGGATTTCTATGAGACCAGCGCCTGCAGCAACCTCAACATCAAGGAg TCCTTCACGCGGCTGACggagctggtgctgcaggcGCATCGCAAGGAGCTGGAGGGGCTGCGggcccccccccgcacccccacTTTGGCCCGCTTAGAGGAGGACGAGCAGCAGCCCCTGTGCAGCGAGGACACCCCCAAAACCTGCTGGTGTTGA
- the RAB15 gene encoding ras-related protein Rab-15 isoform X7 translates to MKTIEVDGIKVRIQIWDTAGQERYQTITKQYYRRAQGIFLVYDISSERSYQHIVKWASDVDEYAPDGVQKILIGNKADEEHKRQVAKEQGLQPRWVPLLQPPHVPGGGTDTGGHWGCWCPPTPRLQLAREYGMDFYETSACSNLNIKESFTRLTELVLQAHRKELEGLRAPPRTPTLARLEEDEQQPLCSEDTPKTCWC, encoded by the exons ATGAAGACCATCGAGGTGGACGGCATCAAGGTGCGGATACAGATCTG GGACACGGCAGGGCAGGAGCGGTACCAGACCATCACCAAGCAGTACTACCGGCGGGCACAG GGCATCTTCCTGGTGTACGACATCAGCAGCGAGCGCTCCTACCAGCACATTGTGAAGTGGGCCAGCGACGTGGATGAG tACGCCCCCGATGGTGTCCAGAAGATCCTCATTGGGAACAAGGCGGACGAGGAGCACAAGAGGCAAGTGGCCAAAGAGCAAGGGCTGCAG CCCCGGTGGGTGCCCCTATTGCAGCCCCCCCATGTGCCTGGGGGGGGGACGGACAcgggggggcactgggggtgCTGGTGCCCCCCAACCCCTCGCCTGCAGCTGGCCAGGGAGTACGGGATGGATTTCTATGAGACCAGCGCCTGCAGCAACCTCAACATCAAGGAg TCCTTCACGCGGCTGACggagctggtgctgcaggcGCATCGCAAGGAGCTGGAGGGGCTGCGggcccccccccgcacccccacTTTGGCCCGCTTAGAGGAGGACGAGCAGCAGCCCCTGTGCAGCGAGGACACCCCCAAAACCTGCTGGTGTTGA
- the CHURC1 gene encoding protein Churchill isoform X1 — protein MCGGCVGTEYPERGTTCLEGGSFLLNFVGCAQCGRRDLVLLSNRAAGLHGGEEIVTYDHLCRSCHHLIARHEYTFSVVDDYQEYTMLCLLCGRAEDSISILPDDPRQMTPLF, from the exons ATGTGCGGCGGCTGTGTGGGCACCGAGTACCCGGAGCGG GGCACCACCTGCCTGGAGGGCGGCTCCTTCCTGCTCAACTTCGTGGGGTGCGCGCAGTGCGGCCGCCGGGAcctggtgctgctgagcaaCCGCGCGGCCGGGCTGCACGGCGGGGAGGAGATCGTCACCTACGACC ACCTGTGCAGGAGCTGCCACCACCTCATTGCGCGCCATGAGTACACCTTCAGCGTGGTGGACGACTACCAG GAATACACGATGCTGTGCCTGCTCTGTGGCCGGGCTGAGGACTCCATCAGCATCCTCCCTGATGACCCCAGGCAGATGACTCCGCTCTTCTGA
- the RAB15 gene encoding ras-related protein Rab-15 isoform X8 — MGAPGAPTAAGPGCGAGLGTGELRDPVWLHNGAWRGTRTGWEEQGRGTPVPVAPGVCVGTPRHPITPPHPDPIAGVDFKMKTIEVDGIKVRIQIWDTAGQERYQTITKQYYRRAQGIFLVYDISSERSYQHIVKWASDVDEYAPDGVQKILIGNKADEEHKSWPGSTGWISMRPAPAATSTSRSPSRG, encoded by the exons ATGGGGGCACCGGGAGCGCCCACCGCGGCCGGGCCCGGCTGTGGGGCCGGGCTGGGCACGGGGGAGCTCCGGGACCCGGTTTGGCTTCACAACGGGGCCTGGAGAGGGACGAGGACGGGGTGGGAGGAGCAGGGTAGGGGGACCCCGGTGCCGGTAGCCCccggtgtgtgtgtggggaccCCGAGACACCCCAtaacccccccccaccccgaccccaTCGCAGGCGTTGACTTCAAGATGAAGACCATCGAGGTGGACGGCATCAAGGTGCGGATACAGATCTG GGACACGGCAGGGCAGGAGCGGTACCAGACCATCACCAAGCAGTACTACCGGCGGGCACAG GGCATCTTCCTGGTGTACGACATCAGCAGCGAGCGCTCCTACCAGCACATTGTGAAGTGGGCCAGCGACGTGGATGAG tACGCCCCCGATGGTGTCCAGAAGATCCTCATTGGGAACAAGGCGGACGAGGAGCACAAGAG CTGGCCAGGGAGTACGGGATGGATTTCTATGAGACCAGCGCCTGCAGCAACCTCAACATCAAGGAg TCCTTCACGCGGCTGA
- the RAB15 gene encoding ras-related protein Rab-15 isoform X5, which yields MAKQYDVLFRLLLLGDSGVGKTCLLCRFTDNQFHPAHISTIGVDFKMKTIEVDGIKVRIQIWDTAGQERYQTITKQYYRRAQGIFLVYDISSERSYQHIVKWASDVDEYAPDGVQKILIGNKADEEHKRQVAKEQGLQLAREYGMDFYETSACSNLNIKESFTRLTELVLQAHRKELEGLRAPPRTPTLARLEEDEQQPLCSEDTPKTCWC from the exons ATGGCCAAGCAGTACGACGTGTTGTtccggctgctgctgctgggcgaCTCGGGCGTGGGCAagacctgcctgctctgccgCTTCACCGACAACCAGTTCCACCCCGCGCACATCTCCACCATCG GCGTTGACTTCAAGATGAAGACCATCGAGGTGGACGGCATCAAGGTGCGGATACAGATCTG GGACACGGCAGGGCAGGAGCGGTACCAGACCATCACCAAGCAGTACTACCGGCGGGCACAG GGCATCTTCCTGGTGTACGACATCAGCAGCGAGCGCTCCTACCAGCACATTGTGAAGTGGGCCAGCGACGTGGATGAG tACGCCCCCGATGGTGTCCAGAAGATCCTCATTGGGAACAAGGCGGACGAGGAGCACAAGAGGCAAGTGGCCAAAGAGCAAGGGCTGCAG CTGGCCAGGGAGTACGGGATGGATTTCTATGAGACCAGCGCCTGCAGCAACCTCAACATCAAGGAg TCCTTCACGCGGCTGACggagctggtgctgcaggcGCATCGCAAGGAGCTGGAGGGGCTGCGggcccccccccgcacccccacTTTGGCCCGCTTAGAGGAGGACGAGCAGCAGCCCCTGTGCAGCGAGGACACCCCCAAAACCTGCTGGTGTTGA
- the CHURC1 gene encoding protein Churchill isoform X2: MCGGCVGTEYPERCGRRDLVLLSNRAAGLHGGEEIVTYDHLCRSCHHLIARHEYTFSVVDDYQEYTMLCLLCGRAEDSISILPDDPRQMTPLF; the protein is encoded by the exons ATGTGCGGCGGCTGTGTGGGCACCGAGTACCCGGAGCGG TGCGGCCGCCGGGAcctggtgctgctgagcaaCCGCGCGGCCGGGCTGCACGGCGGGGAGGAGATCGTCACCTACGACC ACCTGTGCAGGAGCTGCCACCACCTCATTGCGCGCCATGAGTACACCTTCAGCGTGGTGGACGACTACCAG GAATACACGATGCTGTGCCTGCTCTGTGGCCGGGCTGAGGACTCCATCAGCATCCTCCCTGATGACCCCAGGCAGATGACTCCGCTCTTCTGA
- the RAB15 gene encoding ras-related protein Rab-15 isoform X6 — protein MGAPGAPTAAGPGCGAGLGTGELRDPVWLHNGAWRGTRTGWEEQGRGTPVPVAPGVCVGTPRHPITPPHPDPIAGVDFKMKTIEVDGIKVRIQIWDTAGQERYQTITKQYYRRAQGIFLVYDISSERSYQHIVKWASDVDEYAPDGVQKILIGNKADEEHKSWPGSTGWISMRPAPAATSTSRRRIARSWRGCGPPPAPPLWPA, from the exons ATGGGGGCACCGGGAGCGCCCACCGCGGCCGGGCCCGGCTGTGGGGCCGGGCTGGGCACGGGGGAGCTCCGGGACCCGGTTTGGCTTCACAACGGGGCCTGGAGAGGGACGAGGACGGGGTGGGAGGAGCAGGGTAGGGGGACCCCGGTGCCGGTAGCCCccggtgtgtgtgtggggaccCCGAGACACCCCAtaacccccccccaccccgaccccaTCGCAGGCGTTGACTTCAAGATGAAGACCATCGAGGTGGACGGCATCAAGGTGCGGATACAGATCTG GGACACGGCAGGGCAGGAGCGGTACCAGACCATCACCAAGCAGTACTACCGGCGGGCACAG GGCATCTTCCTGGTGTACGACATCAGCAGCGAGCGCTCCTACCAGCACATTGTGAAGTGGGCCAGCGACGTGGATGAG tACGCCCCCGATGGTGTCCAGAAGATCCTCATTGGGAACAAGGCGGACGAGGAGCACAAGAG CTGGCCAGGGAGTACGGGATGGATTTCTATGAGACCAGCGCCTGCAGCAACCTCAACATCAAGGAg gcGCATCGCAAGGAGCTGGAGGGGCTGCGggcccccccccgcacccccacTTTGGCCCGCTTAG
- the RAB15 gene encoding ras-related protein Rab-15 isoform X4: MGAPGAPTAAGPGCGAGLGTGELRDPVWLHNGAWRGTRTGWEEQGRGTPVPVAPGVCVGTPRHPITPPHPDPIAGVDFKMKTIEVDGIKVRIQIWDTAGQERYQTITKQYYRRAQGIFLVYDISSERSYQHIVKWASDVDEYAPDGVQKILIGNKADEEHKRQVAKEQGLQLAREYGMDFYETSACSNLNIKESFTRLTELVLQAHRKELEGLRAPPRTPTLARLEEDEQQPLCSEDTPKTCWC; encoded by the exons ATGGGGGCACCGGGAGCGCCCACCGCGGCCGGGCCCGGCTGTGGGGCCGGGCTGGGCACGGGGGAGCTCCGGGACCCGGTTTGGCTTCACAACGGGGCCTGGAGAGGGACGAGGACGGGGTGGGAGGAGCAGGGTAGGGGGACCCCGGTGCCGGTAGCCCccggtgtgtgtgtggggaccCCGAGACACCCCAtaacccccccccaccccgaccccaTCGCAGGCGTTGACTTCAAGATGAAGACCATCGAGGTGGACGGCATCAAGGTGCGGATACAGATCTG GGACACGGCAGGGCAGGAGCGGTACCAGACCATCACCAAGCAGTACTACCGGCGGGCACAG GGCATCTTCCTGGTGTACGACATCAGCAGCGAGCGCTCCTACCAGCACATTGTGAAGTGGGCCAGCGACGTGGATGAG tACGCCCCCGATGGTGTCCAGAAGATCCTCATTGGGAACAAGGCGGACGAGGAGCACAAGAGGCAAGTGGCCAAAGAGCAAGGGCTGCAG CTGGCCAGGGAGTACGGGATGGATTTCTATGAGACCAGCGCCTGCAGCAACCTCAACATCAAGGAg TCCTTCACGCGGCTGACggagctggtgctgcaggcGCATCGCAAGGAGCTGGAGGGGCTGCGggcccccccccgcacccccacTTTGGCCCGCTTAGAGGAGGACGAGCAGCAGCCCCTGTGCAGCGAGGACACCCCCAAAACCTGCTGGTGTTGA
- the RAB15 gene encoding ras-related protein Rab-15 isoform X9, whose amino-acid sequence MAKQYDVLFRLLLLGDSGVGKTCLLCRFTDNQFHPAHISTIGVDFKMKTIEVDGIKVRIQIWDTAGQERYQTITKQYYRRAQGIFLVYDISSERSYQHIVKWASDVDEYAPDGVQKILIGNKADEEHKRQVAKEQGLQPRWVPLLQPPHVPGGGTDTGGHWGCWCPPTPRLQLAREYGMDFYETSACSNLNIKESFTRLTELVLQAHRKELEGLRAPPRTPTLARLEEDEQQPLCSEDTPKTCWC is encoded by the exons ATGGCCAAGCAGTACGACGTGTTGTtccggctgctgctgctgggcgaCTCGGGCGTGGGCAagacctgcctgctctgccgCTTCACCGACAACCAGTTCCACCCCGCGCACATCTCCACCATCG GCGTTGACTTCAAGATGAAGACCATCGAGGTGGACGGCATCAAGGTGCGGATACAGATCTG GGACACGGCAGGGCAGGAGCGGTACCAGACCATCACCAAGCAGTACTACCGGCGGGCACAG GGCATCTTCCTGGTGTACGACATCAGCAGCGAGCGCTCCTACCAGCACATTGTGAAGTGGGCCAGCGACGTGGATGAG tACGCCCCCGATGGTGTCCAGAAGATCCTCATTGGGAACAAGGCGGACGAGGAGCACAAGAGGCAAGTGGCCAAAGAGCAAGGGCTGCAG CCCCGGTGGGTGCCCCTATTGCAGCCCCCCCATGTGCCTGGGGGGGGGACGGACAcgggggggcactgggggtgCTGGTGCCCCCCAACCCCTCGCCTGCAGCTGGCCAGGGAGTACGGGATGGATTTCTATGAGACCAGCGCCTGCAGCAACCTCAACATCAAGGAg TCCTTCACGCGGCTGACggagctggtgctgcaggcGCATCGCAAGGAGCTGGAGGGGCTGCGggcccccccccgcacccccacTTTGGCCCGCTTAGAGGAGGACGAGCAGCAGCCCCTGTGCAGCGAGGACACCCCCAAAACCTGCTGGTGTTGA